One Sphingobacteriales bacterium DNA segment encodes these proteins:
- a CDS encoding protein kinase: MKTTDFRRRFIYDIETDFIGKGGFAKVYKALDTTLNQTVALKFYTGSVGERYDLMAELRHALPLKHPNLVRYFDVVTLESDDQFTGNNNIQVGVMEYANAGDWNAFVKTFPDLDTIAQVVYGLLSGLTYLHNRGIAHRDIKPHNILLHKTHDGQLHCKITDFGLAKNLTENSDSSKLLGTVEFMAPEQFDPKRYGIENSLATNVDLWATGILLYELFTGDLPFGSRQDGYTQEQVMYNILRSEPNTDILNEIPEPYLSMIKWCLVKEAPKRVNNAQLLLDMMPIPAQSTENSNSEIKTAAPLNPTNNETKTNTPQSEITTRNEDTIETTSTPPALVLNQPTQTPQLRSNSEKITLPERKWPSANNNNNNNNSAKANLTPTDVITPQTKWIYFAVCLLLSPVAGLVAWAYHKINNRKALASEIATVSWWAMVVWLLVALAYVVRLLIIDYQTIQPAKTSTLMFLSHFC; the protein is encoded by the coding sequence ATGAAAACCACCGATTTTCGCCGCCGTTTTATTTACGATATTGAAACCGATTTTATAGGGAAAGGTGGGTTTGCCAAAGTTTATAAAGCCTTAGATACCACATTAAACCAAACCGTTGCGCTTAAATTTTATACTGGCTCGGTAGGCGAACGTTACGATTTAATGGCCGAACTGCGCCATGCTTTGCCTCTTAAACACCCAAATTTAGTGCGGTACTTTGATGTTGTTACCTTAGAGAGTGATGACCAATTTACGGGAAACAACAATATTCAGGTTGGTGTTATGGAATATGCCAATGCCGGAGACTGGAATGCGTTTGTAAAAACTTTTCCGGATTTGGATACTATTGCGCAGGTGGTTTATGGCTTACTTAGCGGTTTAACCTATTTACACAATCGGGGTATAGCTCACCGCGATATTAAACCGCATAATATTTTACTGCACAAAACTCACGATGGGCAGTTGCATTGTAAAATTACCGATTTTGGACTGGCCAAAAATCTAACCGAAAACAGCGACTCGTCAAAATTGTTGGGTACAGTTGAATTTATGGCCCCCGAACAGTTTGACCCCAAGCGTTACGGCATAGAAAACAGTTTGGCTACAAATGTTGATTTATGGGCAACTGGAATTTTATTATACGAACTTTTTACGGGCGATTTGCCCTTTGGCTCGCGGCAAGATGGCTACACCCAAGAACAGGTGATGTACAATATTTTGCGCAGCGAACCCAACACAGACATATTAAACGAAATACCCGAACCCTATTTAAGCATGATTAAATGGTGCTTGGTTAAAGAAGCCCCCAAGCGGGTAAATAATGCCCAGCTATTATTAGACATGATGCCAATACCAGCACAATCAACAGAAAATAGCAATAGCGAAATTAAAACCGCAGCCCCATTAAACCCAACAAATAACGAAACTAAAACAAATACCCCCCAAAGCGAAATAACAACAAGAAATGAAGATACAATTGAAACTACCTCTACCCCCCCGGCACTTGTTTTAAACCAACCAACACAAACACCTCAATTGCGCTCGAACAGCGAGAAAATAACCCTACCCGAACGGAAATGGCCATCGGCCAACAACAACAACAACAACAATAACAGTGCTAAGGCAAATTTAACACCAACAGATGTCATTACACCTCAAACTAAATGGATATATTTTGCAGTTTGTTTATTACTTAGTCCGGTTGCAGGACTTGTTGCCTGGGCTTATCATAAAATTAACAACCGAAAAGCCTTAGCCTCTGAAATTGCCACTGTAAGCTGGTGGGCAATGGTGGTTTGGTTGTTAGTAGCTTTAGCCTATGTGGTAAGGCTGTTAATAATCGATTACCAAACCATACAACCCGCAAAAACAAGCACTCTGATGTTTTTATCTCATTTTTGCTAA
- a CDS encoding type B 50S ribosomal protein L31 yields MKKDIHPSKYRFVVFKDFSSGDSFIGRSTANTKETIVWEDGQEYPLIKLEISSYSHPFFTGKMKFVDTAGRIEKFQKKYAKFTK; encoded by the coding sequence ATGAAAAAAGATATTCATCCATCAAAGTATCGTTTTGTTGTTTTTAAAGATTTTTCGAGCGGCGATTCGTTTATAGGTCGTTCGACTGCCAACACCAAAGAAACCATTGTTTGGGAAGACGGCCAGGAATACCCTTTGATAAAATTAGAGATTTCGAGTTACTCGCATCCATTTTTTACCGGAAAAATGAAATTTGTAGATACCGCAGGCCGTATTGAAAAATTTCAAAAAAAGTACGCAAAATTTACAAAATAA